A section of the Chryseobacterium ginsenosidimutans genome encodes:
- a CDS encoding aldo/keto reductase — MNFRTSNWSLGHLLLRVKNNLFNNELLNELSIKHNKRVAQLILRRLMQKEVVAIPKSANMKRMNKNFNVFDFELSANNMATIKSLDKGSGLVYNI, encoded by the coding sequence TTGAATTTCAGGACATCCAATTGGAGTCTTGGGCACCTTTTGCTCAGGGTAAAAAACAATCTTTTTAATAATGAACTTTTAAATGAACTTTCAATCAAACATAATAAGCGTGTTGCGCAATTGATTCTACGACGGTTAATGCAAAAAGAGGTTGTTGCTATTCCAAAATCAGCAAATATGAAAAGGATGAATAAAAATTTCAATGTATTTGACTTTGAGTTATCTGCCAATAATATGGCAACAATCAAATCATTAGATAAAGGTAGCGGACTAGTCTACAATATTTAA
- a CDS encoding SDR family NAD(P)-dependent oxidoreductase → MSTLENKVTIVTGSSQGIGASIAKHFAAAGAKVVVNYASSKEAAEKVVKEIIDNGGTAIAVQADVSKEADVTRLFEEAKNTFGTLDILVNNAVAQGYAPIEQISVEAFHQSFNVNVLGPILAIQAALKLFGDKGGNIINISSGASKYPLPSASLYSATKAALDAFTIALSKELGVKNVRINSILPGATETEGATSAGVTKGSDYEKMFVEKTPLGRRGQPDDIAKAAVFLASDDAAWITGEQISVSGGMYGF, encoded by the coding sequence ATGAGTACATTAGAAAACAAAGTAACAATAGTTACAGGTTCATCACAAGGAATAGGAGCATCTATAGCCAAACACTTTGCGGCAGCAGGCGCAAAGGTTGTTGTCAATTATGCTTCAAGCAAAGAAGCAGCAGAAAAAGTAGTAAAAGAGATAATCGATAATGGAGGCACAGCCATTGCGGTACAGGCCGATGTATCGAAAGAAGCCGATGTAACCAGACTTTTTGAAGAAGCAAAAAATACTTTCGGCACATTGGATATTTTGGTAAACAATGCGGTTGCCCAAGGATATGCACCTATCGAACAGATATCCGTAGAAGCTTTTCATCAGAGTTTCAACGTGAATGTGTTAGGTCCAATTTTAGCAATTCAGGCAGCATTAAAATTATTTGGTGATAAGGGTGGGAATATCATTAATATCAGTTCGGGCGCAAGCAAATATCCGCTTCCCTCAGCTTCTCTATATTCTGCAACCAAGGCGGCATTAGATGCCTTTACTATTGCGTTGTCGAAAGAATTGGGTGTAAAAAATGTCCGTATCAATTCTATTTTACCGGGTGCTACGGAAACAGAGGGTGCAACCAGTGCGGGCGTTACCAAAGGCAGTGATTATGAAAAGATGTTTGTCGAAAAAACACCACTAGGCCGCAGAGGTCAGCCGGACGATATTGCAAAAGCAGCCGTATTCCTTGCTTCTGATGATGCGGCGTGGATTACGGGGGAACAGATTTCCGTTTCGGGTGGTATGTATGGTTTTTAA
- a CDS encoding Crp/Fnr family transcriptional regulator codes for MSNFEVLFDYIQEISGKLLSEEDKHLLMEHFKPKKLRKRQYFLEEGDVCKYIGFIVKGSARTFTVDEKGHEHILKLSLENWWLADFESFYLLTPSRFNIEALEELEVLQSTNAQIEDFLKDIPAFSAMAKKISQNYTIANQKRMQTAMSYTAEERYEDLINNYPQFLQRFPQNMIASYLGLSPETLSRLKKNSFK; via the coding sequence ATGTCCAATTTTGAAGTGCTTTTCGATTACATTCAAGAAATATCAGGAAAATTACTTTCGGAAGAGGATAAGCATTTGTTAATGGAGCATTTCAAACCCAAAAAACTTCGGAAACGGCAATATTTTTTAGAGGAAGGAGACGTATGCAAATATATCGGGTTTATTGTAAAAGGATCCGCCAGGACCTTTACCGTAGATGAAAAAGGACATGAACATATACTGAAATTATCTTTGGAAAATTGGTGGCTGGCCGATTTTGAAAGCTTTTACCTGTTAACGCCAAGCCGCTTTAATATCGAAGCGCTGGAAGAACTAGAGGTTCTGCAATCAACCAATGCTCAAATTGAGGACTTTCTTAAGGATATACCTGCCTTTTCAGCGATGGCGAAAAAAATCAGTCAAAATTATACTATTGCAAATCAGAAAAGAATGCAGACCGCTATGAGCTATACGGCTGAAGAACGTTACGAAGATTTGATCAACAATTATCCGCAATTTTTACAGCGGTTTCCCCAAAACATGATTGCTTCTTATCTTGGTTTATCCCCGGAAACTTTGAGTAGGCTAAAGAAAAACTCTTTTAAATAG
- a CDS encoding SDR family NAD(P)-dependent oxidoreductase, producing the protein MNKLENKVAVITGGNSGIGFGIAEAFKNEGAVGVIVGRNQETLNSAVAQLGDNFIAINADVTNLADLERVFATTAERFGKIDVIVANAGAGTVGTVADISEADYNKTMDLNLKSVYFTVNKALPYMNNGGSIILIGSNAAHRAYPNFTLYGAAKAAVIFFAKAFSSDLLGRKIRANVITPGTTDTPAFEKFVPLEQIEAVKTHFAGEMPIGRIGQPSDIGKTAVFLASDDSSFILGAEIIVDGGMTYLSK; encoded by the coding sequence ATGAACAAGTTAGAAAATAAGGTAGCAGTTATTACAGGTGGTAATAGCGGAATAGGGTTTGGCATTGCAGAAGCATTCAAAAATGAGGGTGCAGTAGGTGTCATTGTCGGCAGAAATCAGGAAACGTTAAATAGTGCTGTGGCTCAGTTGGGCGATAACTTTATCGCCATAAATGCCGATGTAACCAATCTTGCCGATCTGGAAAGGGTGTTTGCAACAACAGCTGAAAGATTTGGTAAGATAGATGTGATTGTAGCCAATGCAGGAGCCGGAACTGTAGGAACTGTGGCAGATATCAGCGAAGCCGACTATAACAAGACAATGGATTTGAACCTGAAAAGCGTTTACTTCACTGTTAATAAGGCATTGCCCTATATGAATAATGGTGGCTCTATTATCCTTATCGGTTCAAATGCGGCACATCGGGCATATCCGAATTTTACGCTTTATGGTGCCGCAAAAGCAGCTGTAATCTTTTTTGCAAAAGCATTTTCAAGCGACCTTTTGGGCAGAAAGATAAGGGCAAATGTAATAACACCGGGTACAACAGATACACCGGCATTTGAAAAGTTTGTTCCTTTGGAACAAATTGAAGCTGTAAAAACACACTTTGCAGGTGAAATGCCGATAGGCAGAATCGGGCAACCATCTGATATTGGTAAAACAGCGGTTTTCCTGGCTTCTGATGATTCATCGTTTATCCTTGGTGCCGAAATCATTGTTGATGGTGGTATGACCTATTTGTCCAAGTAA
- a CDS encoding NADPH-dependent F420 reductase translates to MLLLLFSTKLLKITLLIYLCHSILKSSTIKNYRMKIGIIGAGAIGTTIAKHLAGAGYEIVISNSRGADTLKEKFKQIGGNIIAGSVQEAAGGDVVFLAVRWENAQEVLSSVSLEDKILIDVTNASLPEFVRAEPGRKTSSEVVGEWAKGAKVVKAFNTLYASVLAKNPQAGGGNRVIFYSGNNDDAKAVVSGIINRIGFVGVDLVSLQEGGKLQRFPGGPLPTLNLIKLK, encoded by the coding sequence ATGTTACTGTTACTTTTCAGTACAAAGTTACTAAAAATAACTTTGTTGATCTACCTTTGTCACTCAATCTTAAAAAGTTCAACAATAAAAAATTACAGAATGAAAATAGGAATTATCGGTGCCGGAGCTATCGGTACAACAATCGCAAAACACCTAGCCGGGGCAGGTTACGAAATAGTTATCAGCAACAGTCGTGGTGCCGATACGCTTAAAGAAAAATTTAAACAAATCGGTGGCAACATTATCGCTGGTTCGGTGCAGGAAGCAGCCGGTGGCGATGTGGTATTTCTTGCAGTGCGATGGGAAAATGCACAAGAGGTTCTGTCTTCTGTTTCATTGGAAGACAAAATCCTGATAGATGTTACCAATGCCAGTCTACCAGAATTTGTACGGGCAGAACCCGGTAGAAAAACGTCCAGTGAAGTAGTAGGTGAATGGGCGAAAGGGGCAAAAGTGGTTAAGGCGTTTAATACTTTATATGCAAGTGTATTAGCGAAAAATCCACAGGCTGGTGGCGGAAACAGAGTTATTTTCTATTCGGGAAATAATGACGATGCAAAAGCTGTTGTGTCGGGCATTATTAATCGCATCGGATTTGTCGGTGTCGATTTGGTTAGCTTGCAGGAAGGCGGAAAATTGCAACGGTTCCCCGGTGGACCATTGCCAACATTAAATCTTATCAAATTGAAATAA
- a CDS encoding winged helix-turn-helix transcriptional regulator, with product MAYKVEEPQQKACEKQETRLEQKKCKIEEFQQEQKKRMRSVQDSMDVLNGKWKISIISSICCYGKRRFSEILNDVPGVSNRMLSKELKELEINQLVKRTVLNTQPVTVQYELTEHGDTLQTIITNLSDWGIAHRKKVVGS from the coding sequence ATGGCGTATAAAGTAGAAGAGCCTCAACAAAAGGCCTGCGAAAAACAAGAGACTCGGCTGGAACAGAAGAAGTGTAAAATAGAAGAGTTTCAACAGGAGCAAAAGAAGAGAATGAGATCCGTTCAGGATTCAATGGATGTGCTTAATGGAAAATGGAAGATCTCCATTATTTCATCGATTTGCTGTTACGGCAAAAGACGGTTTTCCGAGATTTTGAATGATGTCCCCGGAGTATCAAATAGGATGTTGAGCAAGGAATTAAAGGAATTGGAAATAAACCAGTTGGTAAAACGAACCGTTTTAAATACCCAGCCGGTAACGGTTCAGTATGAGCTTACAGAGCACGGTGATACGCTGCAGACTATCATTACCAATCTTTCAGATTGGGGAATAGCACACAGAAAGAAAGTTGTTGGAAGCTAA
- a CDS encoding NADPH-dependent F420 reductase, producing MNIGIIGSGNIGSTLARYLTNLGHQVIIANSRGPESLAKIAAETGATPVTVEDAADAKDLVIIAIPEKSITNLPVSILAGSKAVIVDTGNYYPSRDGRNADIEGGLTDSEWVASVLGRPVIKAFNNILSASLASKAVPAGSENRIALSVAGDDEQEKRLVMELIDMIGFEPIDGGPLSESWRQQPGEPAYCQDLDKDALISALQKADLTQRASNLANADEQARPYF from the coding sequence ATGAATATAGGAATTATCGGATCAGGAAATATTGGTAGCACGCTTGCACGATATCTGACAAATCTCGGACATCAGGTCATTATTGCTAATTCCCGAGGACCTGAATCCCTTGCTAAAATTGCTGCGGAAACAGGAGCAACACCGGTAACGGTAGAAGATGCCGCAGACGCAAAAGATTTGGTAATTATTGCCATTCCCGAAAAATCAATAACAAATCTTCCAGTTTCTATCCTTGCCGGTTCTAAGGCGGTCATTGTAGACACGGGTAATTACTATCCATCTCGTGACGGCAGAAACGCAGACATCGAAGGAGGACTAACGGATAGTGAATGGGTAGCAAGTGTACTTGGCCGTCCCGTAATCAAGGCTTTTAACAATATCCTTTCCGCAAGCCTGGCTTCTAAGGCTGTACCGGCAGGAAGCGAAAATAGAATTGCGCTATCTGTAGCTGGCGATGATGAACAAGAAAAGCGACTTGTAATGGAACTTATTGATATGATTGGTTTCGAGCCAATTGATGGGGGACCACTTTCCGAGTCTTGGAGACAGCAGCCCGGTGAACCTGCATATTGTCAAGATCTTGATAAAGATGCGTTAATATCTGCATTGCAAAAAGCTGATTTGACTCAACGTGCATCTAATCTTGCAAATGCTGATGAACAAGCGCGACCATACTTTTAA
- a CDS encoding OsmC family peroxiredoxin, with protein MKRTAKAHWSGTIKEGNGELTTPSETLNKTQFSFKTRTSEGIKGANPEELLAAAHSACFTMAVSFALTEKGLNPTSLNTEATLSMEGFAITGMHLAISGTVPGIGADEFEAITKDAEKNCLISKVLNIPISSASYLVS; from the coding sequence ATGAAACGTACAGCAAAAGCACATTGGTCAGGCACTATAAAAGAAGGTAACGGGGAACTGACCACCCCGAGCGAAACCCTTAACAAAACGCAGTTCAGTTTTAAAACCCGTACTTCCGAAGGTATAAAGGGTGCAAATCCTGAAGAATTACTGGCAGCTGCGCATTCGGCGTGTTTTACTATGGCCGTTAGTTTTGCATTAACAGAAAAAGGACTGAATCCGACATCACTAAATACCGAAGCTACACTGTCAATGGAAGGTTTTGCAATTACGGGGATGCATCTTGCTATCTCTGGTACTGTCCCCGGTATTGGGGCAGATGAATTTGAAGCCATAACAAAAGATGCCGAGAAGAATTGTTTAATTTCCAAAGTATTGAACATACCAATCAGTTCAGCATCATATTTGGTTTCTTAA
- a CDS encoding helix-turn-helix domain-containing protein: MEHFNKISDLHEAFCIKPPEHPLFSVVYGEQNMCSGNNELEFSSAFYIIGFKKMKSGSMLYGKTKYDHDLGSMSFIKPQQKVAFQNVKLEEKGFLIIIHEDFLPGTALHNEIKKYSYFDYEVNEALHLSPAEEDTIWNLYFSIEKEYNNNTDELSKSIIVSHLDSMLKYAQRFYKRQFINRKQLTGFMMTKFNALLVANFEERKTKDIGLPTVAQMAEKLNISSRYLTDLLKEETGKTTLELIHLFLIGEAKNLLREGELNISEISYLLGFENTTYFSRLFRKEVGVTPKKFRGSISN, encoded by the coding sequence ATGGAACACTTTAACAAAATCAGTGACCTGCACGAAGCATTTTGTATCAAGCCGCCTGAACATCCGCTGTTCAGTGTCGTGTACGGTGAACAAAATATGTGCAGTGGTAATAATGAACTCGAATTTTCCTCCGCATTTTATATCATAGGATTTAAAAAAATGAAGTCAGGGAGCATGCTTTACGGGAAGACAAAATATGACCATGACCTGGGCTCAATGTCTTTTATAAAGCCTCAGCAGAAAGTGGCCTTTCAAAATGTGAAATTAGAGGAAAAAGGATTCTTGATCATTATTCATGAAGACTTTTTACCAGGTACGGCACTCCACAACGAAATTAAGAAATACAGTTATTTCGATTATGAGGTTAACGAAGCGTTGCATCTGTCACCTGCTGAAGAAGATACGATCTGGAATTTGTATTTCAGTATAGAAAAAGAGTATAATAACAATACTGACGAACTTAGTAAGTCAATCATTGTGAGTCATCTGGATTCCATGTTAAAATATGCACAGCGCTTTTACAAAAGGCAGTTTATTAACCGTAAACAATTGACAGGTTTTATGATGACGAAGTTTAACGCATTGCTTGTTGCCAACTTTGAAGAAAGGAAAACAAAGGATATTGGTTTACCCACAGTAGCTCAGATGGCAGAAAAACTAAATATATCCTCCCGCTATTTAACCGACCTTTTAAAGGAGGAGACAGGGAAGACCACATTGGAATTGATTCATCTTTTTTTGATAGGAGAGGCAAAAAACTTATTGAGAGAGGGAGAACTGAACATATCTGAAATTTCATACTTGCTTGGTTTTGAAAATACAACCTATTTTTCACGTCTTTTTAGAAAAGAAGTAGGAGTTACGCCTAAAAAATTCAGAGGAAGTATCTCAAATTAA
- a CDS encoding SDR family NAD(P)-dependent oxidoreductase: MAKTIFITGASRGFGRIWAEAFLKRGDNVVATVRNLDTLTDLTKAFPSNLLVLKLDVTDRIGSFEAIETAKSHFGGIDVLINNAGFGHVGAVEEVDEKEVRAQFETNVLGSLWTIQAVLPIMREQNSGQIIQLSSALGINTVPLMGIYSAAKFAVEGLTETLASEVSGFGIKVTIVEPGGYSTDFFGNNSLALSPSISAYETIRKDFFAHAEDQDSGNPAATATAILKLVDSETPPLRLLLGKTTYPWVKHTYEERLKTWESWQEISIAAHGS, translated from the coding sequence ATGGCAAAAACAATTTTTATAACGGGAGCATCACGAGGATTCGGAAGAATCTGGGCGGAAGCATTTTTAAAACGCGGCGATAATGTGGTTGCAACAGTTCGTAACCTTGACACATTAACGGACTTAACAAAAGCATTCCCATCAAATCTTTTGGTACTAAAGCTTGATGTTACGGACAGAATCGGAAGTTTTGAAGCAATTGAAACTGCAAAAAGCCACTTTGGTGGTATCGATGTACTCATAAACAATGCGGGCTTCGGGCACGTTGGAGCTGTAGAAGAAGTAGATGAGAAAGAAGTAAGGGCACAATTTGAAACCAATGTACTAGGATCATTATGGACTATACAGGCGGTTCTGCCAATTATGCGTGAGCAAAATTCGGGACAAATCATTCAGCTTTCAAGTGCTTTGGGAATTAATACAGTACCATTAATGGGGATTTATAGTGCTGCTAAATTTGCGGTTGAAGGTCTTACAGAAACTTTAGCAAGCGAAGTAAGCGGTTTTGGTATTAAAGTGACCATCGTGGAACCAGGTGGATATTCCACAGATTTCTTCGGGAATAATTCTTTGGCACTAAGCCCATCGATTTCAGCATACGAAACAATAAGAAAAGACTTTTTTGCGCATGCAGAGGATCAGGATTCGGGTAACCCTGCTGCTACGGCTACAGCTATCCTTAAATTGGTAGATTCTGAAACTCCACCATTGAGGTTGCTTTTGGGTAAAACTACATATCCTTGGGTAAAACATACGTACGAAGAGCGTCTTAAGACTTGGGAATCTTGGCAAGAGATATCTATTGCAGCACATGGTTCTTAA
- a CDS encoding SDR family NAD(P)-dependent oxidoreductase codes for MWQVLTCTSMAVQPNIDLLFLNLEIMKKLENKVAVITGGSSGIGLATAKKFVEEGAFVYITGRKQSELDKAVKQIGNNVSAVQGDISNLDDLDKLFRLIKDEKGSLDIVIANAGYVAMVPTDEVTPEHFDKTFDTNARGTFFTVQKAITMLNKGGSIVVVSSCVKDMGLPYYPEYAATKAAECSYVKTWACDLAARNIRANSVSPGPIETPFVNNQFGNKEAAEAGKAQFAELVPMKRLGKSEEVASTILFLASSDSSYITGADIPVDGGLTQIK; via the coding sequence ATGTGGCAGGTATTGACATGTACATCGATGGCGGTGCAGCCCAATATTGATCTGTTATTTTTAAATTTAGAAATAATGAAAAAATTAGAAAATAAAGTTGCTGTCATTACAGGTGGCAGTAGCGGAATAGGTTTAGCCACAGCTAAAAAATTTGTGGAAGAGGGTGCCTTTGTATATATCACCGGCAGAAAACAGTCGGAACTTGATAAAGCCGTAAAGCAAATTGGGAATAACGTCTCTGCCGTACAAGGGGATATTTCAAATCTTGATGACCTCGACAAATTATTCAGACTGATAAAAGATGAAAAAGGAAGCCTTGATATTGTTATAGCTAATGCCGGCTATGTGGCAATGGTTCCAACCGATGAAGTAACCCCGGAGCATTTTGACAAAACATTTGACACCAACGCCAGAGGTACTTTTTTCACTGTTCAAAAAGCGATCACAATGCTCAATAAAGGAGGGTCGATCGTGGTAGTTTCGTCTTGCGTTAAAGACATGGGACTACCATATTATCCCGAATATGCTGCAACCAAAGCTGCTGAATGCTCTTACGTTAAAACATGGGCCTGTGATCTGGCTGCCAGAAACATTCGAGCGAATTCTGTAAGCCCCGGGCCGATAGAAACACCTTTTGTGAACAACCAGTTCGGAAATAAAGAGGCTGCGGAAGCAGGCAAAGCGCAATTTGCAGAACTTGTTCCAATGAAACGTTTGGGTAAATCAGAAGAAGTAGCATCAACCATTCTATTTTTAGCCTCAAGTGACAGTAGTTATATTACCGGTGCTGATATTCCTGTTGACGGAGGATTAACTCAAATTAAATAA
- a CDS encoding SDR family oxidoreductase encodes MKKLENKVAVITGATSGLALEAAKLFVAEGAYVFITGRRQSQLDKAVKEIGHNVTGVQADSGNLEDLDRLFEAVKKEKGNIDILYASAGIGDFNVPIEDVTEDLYTKTFDVNVKGTIFTVQKALPLLKDGGSIIMTGSIAGIKGIAGMGVYCASKAAVRSLARTWTLDLKSRGIRVNVLSPGHTDTAVFDVVSQEVIDQITTTIPLGRFGKPEEMAKAALFLASDDSSYVAGIDMYIDGGAAQY; translated from the coding sequence ATGAAAAAATTGGAAAATAAAGTTGCTGTTATTACAGGAGCTACAAGTGGATTGGCGTTAGAAGCCGCAAAATTATTTGTTGCCGAAGGTGCTTATGTATTCATTACAGGTCGTCGCCAGTCACAATTAGACAAGGCTGTAAAAGAAATTGGGCACAATGTTACTGGAGTTCAGGCAGATTCAGGAAATCTGGAAGACCTTGACAGGCTATTTGAAGCTGTAAAAAAAGAAAAAGGTAATATCGATATTCTTTATGCAAGTGCTGGTATAGGTGACTTTAATGTGCCGATCGAAGATGTGACCGAAGATCTTTATACTAAGACCTTTGATGTAAACGTAAAAGGAACCATTTTTACTGTCCAAAAAGCACTTCCTCTTCTTAAAGATGGTGGCTCTATTATCATGACGGGCTCTATTGCAGGTATCAAAGGTATTGCAGGAATGGGTGTGTATTGCGCCAGTAAAGCTGCTGTTCGCTCATTGGCAAGAACATGGACCTTGGATCTGAAGTCGCGTGGTATCCGTGTAAATGTGCTTAGCCCAGGTCATACTGATACAGCTGTATTTGATGTTGTTTCACAAGAAGTAATTGATCAAATCACAACTACAATCCCACTTGGTCGTTTTGGTAAACCAGAAGAAATGGCTAAAGCTGCTTTATTCTTAGCTTCTGACGATTCTTCTTATGTGGCAGGTATTGACATGTACATCGATGGCGGTGCAGCCCAATATTGA
- a CDS encoding Crp/Fnr family transcriptional regulator, whose translation MNDFASIINNINRFIILDKSEIDVFTSHLKIVRIKRKQQIVQPDFVCKFRTYVVSGALKAYIIDPNDGQEQVIGLAIDDWWISDFTSYINQEPATFFVEAVEDSIIIQLSFENEQKLYDLIPKFERFFRLHAQRTASGLQKRMLSNLSKTAVERFDELSNRYPKFLLKFPQYVIASYLGITTQFLSKIRNNRTKS comes from the coding sequence ATGAATGATTTTGCTTCTATAATAAATAACATCAACCGTTTTATAATACTTGACAAATCAGAAATAGATGTATTTACTTCACATTTAAAAATTGTTCGTATTAAAAGGAAACAACAAATTGTACAACCTGACTTTGTTTGCAAATTTAGAACTTATGTTGTATCAGGCGCTTTGAAAGCCTACATTATTGACCCGAATGATGGGCAGGAACAAGTAATTGGTTTGGCGATTGATGACTGGTGGATTTCTGATTTTACGAGTTACATCAACCAGGAGCCAGCCACTTTTTTTGTTGAAGCAGTAGAAGACTCTATTATAATTCAGTTAAGTTTTGAAAACGAACAAAAGCTATATGATTTAATTCCCAAGTTTGAACGTTTCTTTAGATTGCATGCACAAAGGACTGCATCCGGTTTGCAAAAAAGAATGTTATCGAACTTAAGTAAAACAGCAGTTGAACGATTTGATGAGTTATCAAATCGATACCCAAAATTCCTGCTTAAATTCCCTCAATATGTAATAGCCTCATACTTAGGAATTACTACTCAATTTTTATCCAAAATACGAAATAACCGCACAAAAAGTTAA
- a CDS encoding VOC family protein yields the protein MEKSKLIEMNNVGIVVENLDNAISFFSEIGLQVEGRDMVEGEWAGRVTGLGHQSVEVVMMVTPDGHSRLEISKFLTPATVSDHRAAPVNSLGYLRIMFRVDNIDELVPRLIRIGAELVGEIVSYEDIYKLCYIRGTEGILVGLAEQINK from the coding sequence ATGGAGAAAAGCAAATTAATTGAAATGAATAACGTTGGCATTGTCGTTGAAAACCTTGACAACGCAATTTCATTTTTTTCAGAAATAGGATTACAAGTTGAGGGGCGGGATATGGTCGAAGGCGAGTGGGCGGGACGAGTAACAGGTCTTGGACATCAATCAGTGGAAGTGGTTATGATGGTTACACCCGATGGGCACAGTCGTTTAGAAATTTCAAAATTCCTAACACCAGCAACAGTTTCAGACCATAGAGCCGCTCCTGTTAATTCTCTTGGTTACTTACGCATTATGTTCAGAGTTGACAATATCGACGAGTTGGTACCCCGACTTATAAGGATTGGTGCTGAACTTGTTGGAGAAATTGTGAGTTATGAAGATATATATAAACTCTGTTACATTCGTGGGACAGAAGGAATCCTTGTTGGATTGGCAGAACAAATTAACAAGTAA
- a CDS encoding WG repeat-containing protein, whose amino-acid sequence MCSTGNCSSFDVFDLVKGDYIVPGSGCVEPYFEREKLISFKGRNKKYGVKKLDKNYKNEKTVLEPVFDSIYYIKRNLVIAKRNGKIGIIDENNKLTLPFTYNKLILSQDPELIGLRNNKIWEYYTLLDKPSLILKSKFECENIGGVILSGGFGIYQLNYKYNILFKDGTSLNQYYDWISDKGTVAIDDNKVYIIGDEKKTFLYYEK is encoded by the coding sequence TTGTGTTCTACAGGCAATTGTTCTTCCTTTGACGTTTTCGATTTAGTGAAAGGTGATTACATTGTTCCGGGATCTGGCTGTGTAGAACCTTATTTTGAAAGAGAAAAATTGATTTCATTTAAGGGAAGAAATAAAAAATACGGAGTAAAAAAGCTGGACAAAAATTATAAAAATGAAAAAACAGTTTTAGAACCCGTTTTTGATTCTATTTATTATATCAAACGAAATTTAGTTATTGCCAAAAGAAATGGTAAAATAGGTATTATTGATGAAAACAATAAATTAACACTGCCATTTACATATAATAAACTGATTCTTTCACAGGATCCGGAACTGATCGGTTTGAGAAATAATAAGATTTGGGAATATTATACCCTATTGGATAAACCAAGCTTAATCTTAAAAAGCAAATTTGAATGTGAAAATATTGGGGGTGTTATTTTAAGTGGTGGTTTTGGTATTTACCAATTAAATTACAAATACAATATCTTATTTAAAGATGGAACTTCATTAAATCAATACTATGATTGGATTTCGGATAAAGGTACAGTTGCAATAGATGATAACAAAGTCTACATAATTGGAGACGAAAAAAAAACTTTTCTATATTACGAAAAATAG